A region of the Marispirochaeta aestuarii genome:
CATTTCCTGCATTGGTTGTTCAAATTTATTCAAAAGATAATAAAGGTACTTTTTCATGAAAAACTTATTTCTCCTGCTTGCCTTATCATGTTTTAGTTTCGTGCTTTCTTCTCAGGATTTTGGTGTAACCCCATCGAGCCCGGGCTCTGATGGAGTAACCGGAGGTGGGCAGGAAGAGGAACTTGTTGAAGCCCAAACAAACAGACTTCAGCTGGCAATATCGAACGAAGGCTATCCTGTGACCCCTGGTGATATTTACCGTATCACCTTCACGGCGGCAGGGTCATTAATAACCAATCAGATAATCGTTGAGAGTGATTATTCAATCAATCTTGGCATATTTGGGGAGATTGATGTCCAAGATACCAACTTCCCGGAACTTAAAAAACGGGTTGAACGTCTGATTCAGGAAGGATATCCTCGCAGTCTGCCGTCCCTTACAATGATTTCCACCGGTACCTTTGAAGTCCCGATAATTGGAGAGATCCCACAAACCAGATATGTTACTGCCTGGGGACTTTCCCGACTAAACGATGTAGTTTCCGGTTCTCTGGGAGCATATTCTTCCATGAGGAACGTTGCGGTAAACGCCAAAGATGGAACAGAAAGAACATTTGATCTCTGGATGGCACGCTATAAGGGAGATCTTTCACAGAATCCTCTTGTACGCCCGGGCGACAGGATCACGATTTCTCGGGTTGATAAACAGATCAGAATAAACGGAGAAGTCTATCGTCCCGGTATTTATCAACTGCTGGAGAACGAAGACCTGCAGGATATCCAATATTTTTCCGGAGGGTTTACTCCGCTGGCAGATCTTAGAAGGGTAACTGTGGAAAGGTTCT
Encoded here:
- a CDS encoding polysaccharide biosynthesis/export family protein codes for the protein MKNLFLLLALSCFSFVLSSQDFGVTPSSPGSDGVTGGGQEEELVEAQTNRLQLAISNEGYPVTPGDIYRITFTAAGSLITNQIIVESDYSINLGIFGEIDVQDTNFPELKKRVERLIQEGYPRSLPSLTMISTGTFEVPIIGEIPQTRYVTAWGLSRLNDVVSGSLGAYSSMRNVAVNAKDGTERTFDLWMARYKGDLSQNPLVRPGDRITISRVDKQIRINGEVYRPGIYQLLENEDLQDIQYFSGGFTPLADLRRVTVERFSGEGPELIVFDYNNTDSDFEFKDRDIITIPSKRDQDLQVTVVGAVFNPGRYQYAPPESYMYYVNLAGGIDFERNSGNEVTVVDRYGNQQDPTYPISPGDTITVLNNNFIYNFNRHFPVVTTGLAFILTIISIVNLANQ